A window of Periplaneta americana isolate PAMFEO1 chromosome 7, P.americana_PAMFEO1_priV1, whole genome shotgun sequence contains these coding sequences:
- the Abl gene encoding tyrosine-protein kinase Abl isoform X6 gives MLTQLENMCAGLRIRKKKREASARRGRYGSAATRTEALLQSRPLPHIPDLPDSDPPGGGGGGVVQGGATPGSGTGGSGSGTAAPGTPLPLDTANRWTSKENLLAQEEDDPQLFVALYDFQAGGENQLSLKKGEQVRILSYNKSGEWCEAHSASGQVGWVPSNYVTPVNSLEKHSWYHGPISRNAAEYLLSSGINGSFLVRESESSPGQRSISLRYEGRVYHYRINEDTEGKVYVTTESKFNTLAELVHHHSMHSDGLITQLLYPAPKHNKPTVFALSPEPDEWEINRTDIVMRHKLGGGQYGDVYEAVWKRYNMTVAVKTLKEDTMALKDFLEEAAIMKEMKHPNLVQLLGVCTREPPFYIITEFMSKGNLLDYLRNGNKDQINAVVLMYMATQIASGMSYLESRNFIHRDLAARNCLVGENHLVKVADFGLARLMRDDTYTAHAGAKFPIKWTAPEGLAYNKFSTKSDVWAFGILLWEIATYGMSPYPGVDLTDVYHMLEKGYRMECPPGCPPKIYELMRQCWQWNPSDRPTFQEIHHALENMFQESSITEEVEKQLQGSGTPQLAYKKPHAGSTGNIHGLVVMSEQVAATGMVGDGAMSKLSTFTGGPVLSTSKSSLVQMRRPTNRKGKQAPAPPKRTSLLSSCSSFRDSTYADHDPLGHADNQDDTSDLNGITRDLQSLTASNKGDSESDLQDQTPDTDDSGAHSYPEAPTGTFFPPGATSSFKRAPIMGNRGLEQRGKKSRTYPPKDTASAQKVVQVAALEVQNVKRAINRYGTLPKGARIGAYLESLRASGLTSGQEVEGAAVDGGEADCMEEPVGVSDLAPHRSVSPRTNIRTQPQMIRSNSSGGAVGGFHHHPPPPSSPTAGKLHRPRTGVVRNHGSETCGSLRTFRAAPNTSSFRGGSPSRVLQPSLADLEFPPPPADLPPPPEEFDSLNDGPPLTPEPPPPLTTASPSPERRRLRTGPPGSKASPRSLRKLGHSSSLDQPSPRWLADTEHQSDPDKDSPGSTRTSDVRNTEPSVEEASSRFGVSLRHREPSTDSCSSAKSGADHDDSAPLQGGRRGSKGRPRDRPPSPPRSSRSLTSPSPVSPGSDLYSPSEPPPPPTEPSSSPQGAADSEHVGSPNGLSDEPAEKKLAASNKVLKGVIPGMKEMLELKLVAEIKERADLKFGRTGAKESPLGEAATVPGSGSSMDPALQLVSELSEGFQLPDSTKKDLKEVTPDTPPNKSSPDLNKGPTSPVDFKANLRRVSRGSEGGKPESTGQVKQDGVPLGGLKAQLKKFEHTAKRVEGEDHSGSIINFKSRLRRVENSGEKTVGKKTEEEDAMRGEEERRRSSVSVDGDHQQEDDAAKKRDSTVSAHSLDGSGAQLKVDDDDKRRSTGSISSLKKLWESKETSGEATPGAVSAGQVSPKLGLKAAKPEVPGRARDLGDDEDKPKAEEQASPPDDVKPVTKPQAGSRVWPPVQADEKPVVPTKPPVKATKPILSASKLPAGSAIYATPTMPKPPVVAREAKVAAEEEGPATVMGRPGGGERESVLEISQALETSLSSLRSATTVSTGSWLQLSDKVGLFHSSCMGYADSIVPPHARFHFRELLTRLESQARQLRSAGARNSADNTKLCAEVQNTVRDVINAVQR, from the exons GGGAGCAGGTGCGGATCCTGAGCTACAACAAGAGTGGGGAGTGGTGTGAGGCCCATTCCGCATCAGGTCAGGTGGGCTGGGTCCCGTCCAACTACGTGACACCCGTCAACTCACTAGAGAAGCACTCATGGTACCATGGCCCCATCTCCCGCAACGCAGCCGAGTATCTGTTGAGCTCGGGGATCAACGGCAGCTTCCTGGTCCGCGAGTCGGAGAGCAGCCCTGGCCAGCGCAGTATCTCGCTGCGGTACGAGGGGCGTGTCTACCACTACCGAATCAACGAGGACACTGAAGGAAAA GTATACGTGACGACAGAAAGCAAATTCAACACGCTTGCTGAGCTGGTACACCACCACTCCATGCACTCTGATGGACTAATCACGCAGTTGCTCTACCCAGCTCCCAAGCATAACAAGCCCACTGTGTTTGCTCTTAGTCCAG AGCCAGACGAGTGGGAGATCAACCGGACAGACATCGTGATGAGACACAAGCTGGGTGGCGGGCAGTACGGCGATGTGTACGAGGCAGTGTGGAAGCGATACAACATGACAGTTGCTGTCAAGACACTCAAG GAAGACACAATGGCTTTAAAAGACTTTCTGGAGGAGGCGGCCATCatgaaggaaatgaaacatcCAAACCTGGTGCAACTGTTGG gTGTTTGCACACGTGAGCCCCCGTTCTACATCATCACAGAGTTCATGAGCAAAGGCAACCTTCTGGATTACCTGCGGAATGGTAACAAGGACCAGATCAATGCTGTGGTGCTCATGTACATGGCCACCCAGATCGCCAGCGGCATGAGCTACCTGGAGAGTCGCAACTTCATTCACAG AGATCTGGCAGCACGGAACTGTTTGGTTGGTGAGAACCATCTGGTGAAGGTGGCTGACTTTGGGTTGGCACGCCTGATGAGAGATGACACGTACACTGCACATGCAGGGGCCAAGTTTCCTATCAAGTGGACTGCGCCTGAAGGCCTGGCCTACAACAAGTTTTCTACTAAG TCTGATGTGTGGGCGTTCGGAATTCTGCTGTGGGAGATCGCAACGTATGGGATGTCACCTTATCCTGGGGTAGATCTCACAGACGTGTATCACATGTTGGAGAAGGGCTATCGAATGGAGTGTCCTCCTGGCTGCCCCCCCAAGATCTACGAGCTGATGCGGCAGTGCTGGCAGTGGAACCCCAGTGACAGGCCCACCTTCCAGGAGATCCACCACGCACTGGAGAACATGTTCCAGGAGTCCAGCATCACTGAAG AGGTGGAGAAGCAACTCCAGGGAAGTGGAACACCCCAGTTGGCCTACAAGAAGCCTCATGCTGGAAGTACGGGCAACATTCATGGTCTTGTAGTGATGTCGGAGCAGGTGGCTGCCACAGGAATGGTTGGAG ATGGCGCAATGAGCAAGCTGAGCACCTTTACAGGAGGGCCAGTGCTAAGCACCAGCAAGAGCAGCTTGGTGCAGATGCGGAGGCCCACAAACAGGAAGGGAAAGCAGGCACCTGCGCCCCCTAAACGCACCAG TCTGCTTTCTTCTTGCAGCTCGTTCCGAGACAGCACGTATGCAGACCACGACCCGCTGGGCCATGCTGACAACCAAGATGACACCTCGGACTTAAATG GCATAACACGGGACCTTCAAAGTTTGACAGCCAGCAACAAGGGCGACAGTGAGAGCGATCTGCAGGACCAGACACCCGACACTGACGACTCGGGTGCACACTCCTACCCTGAGGCCCCAACTGGCACTTTCTTCCCACCTGGTGCCACCAGCTCCTTCAAACGTGCGCCCATCATGGGGAATAGGGGCCTGGAGCAGAGGGGCAAGAAGTCCCGCACTTATCCCCCCAAGGACACGGCATCTGCACAGAAG GTGGTGCAGGTGGCAGCACTGGAAGTGCAGAATGTGAAGCGGGCTATCAATCGCTATGGCACTCTGCCCAAGGGTGCGCGCATTGGGGCATATCTTGAGTCATTACGAGCAAGTGGACTTACATCGGGGCAAGAAGTGGAAGGAGCAGCGGTGGATGGTGGTGAGGCAGACTGCATGGAAGAGCCTGTGGGGGTGTCTGACCTTGCCCCTCACCGGTCTGTGTCCCCCCGCACCAACATCCGCACACAGCCCCAGATGATCCGCAGCAATTCGTCGGGTGGGGCTGTTGGAGGGTTTCATCACCATCCCCCACCTCCATCGTCACCAACTGCCGGGAAGTTGCACCGCCCCCGCACGGGAGTAGTGAGAAACCACGGCTCAGAGACATGCGGCAGTCTACGCACGTTTAGGGCTGCCCCCAACACCTCGTCCTTCAGAGGGGGGAGTCCCTCACGAGTCCTGCAGCCTAGCCTTGCAGACTTGGAGTTTCCACCTCCTCCCGCAGATCTTCCGCCACCCCCTGAGGAGTTTGATAGTTTGAACGATGGCCCACCACTCACCCCTGAACCTCCACCTCCACTGACGACTGCTTCGCCTAGTCCAGAGCGCCGTCGGCTACGGACTGGGCCACCAGGGAGCAAGGCCTCGCCTCGTAGTCTGAGAAAGCTGGGACACAGCTCCAGCCTCGATCAGCCTTCGCCCCGCTGGTTGGCTGACACAGAGCACCAGAGCGACCCTGACAAGGACAGCCCTGGATCCACTCGCACGTCGGATGTGCGCAACACAGAGCCTTCAGTCGAGGAGGCGAGCTCACGCTTTGGGGTGAGCCTGCGGCACCGCGAGCCATCCACCGACTCGTGCAGCAGTGCCAAGTCTGGCGCCGATCATGACGACTCGGCACCACTGCAGGGTGGCCGGCGCGGCTCCAAGGGCAGGCCAAGGGACAGGCCCCCAAGCCCGCCACGTTCCAGCCGCAGCCTGACTTCGCCTAGCCCCGTGTCCCCCGGTAGCGACCTGTACTCCCCCAGCGAGCCACCCCCACCCCCCACAGAGCCCAGTTCTTCTCCACAGGGTGCAGCAGATAGTGAACATGTTGGATCTCCTAATGGTCTGTCTGACGAGCCTGCAGAGAAGAAGCTGGCTGCGAGCAACAAGGTGCTGAAGGGCGTGATTCCAGGCATGAAGGAAATGCTGGAGCTGAAACTGGTGGCAGAGATCAAGGAGCGGGCGGATCTCAAGTTTGGGCGCACAGGTGCCAAAGAGTCGCCCTTGGGTGAGGCAGCCACTGTGCCAGGGTCGGGGTCTTCCATGGATCCAGCCCTCCAGCTCGTGTCTGAACTTTCTGAGGGCTTCCAGCTCCCAGACTCGACCAAGAAGGATTTGAAAGAAGTGACGCCCGACACTCCACCAAACAAGAGTTCTCCAGACCTCAATAAGGGGCCGACCTCCCCAGTGGATTTTAAGGCCAATCTGAGGCGAGTGAGTCGAGGATCTGAAGGAGGTAAACCTGAGAGTACAGGGCAGGTGAAACAGGATGGCGTGCCCCTGGGGGGCTTGAAGGCGCAGTTGAAGAAGTTCGAACACACAGCAAAACGAGTCGAGGGCGAAGACCACTCGGGATCTATCATAAATTTCAAGTCGAGACTCAGAAGAGTAGAGAACAGTGGAGAGAAGACAGTGGGGAAGAAGACGGAAGAGGAGGACGCGATGCGGGGCGAGGAGGAACGGCGGAGGAGCAGCGTGAGTGTGGATGGAGACCATCAGCAGGAGGACGACGCGGCCAAGAAGCGCGACAGCACTGTGAGCGCCCACAGCCTGGATGGGAGTGGAGCGCAACTCAAGGTGGACGATGACGACAAGCGACGCAGCACCGGCAGCATCAGCAGCCTCAAGAAGCTATGGGAGAGCAAGGAGACGTCGGGGGAGGCCACTCCAGGTGCGGTTTCTGCTGGCCAGGTGAGCCCCAAGCTGGGCCTGAAAGCCGCCAAGCCAGAGGTGCCAGGCAGGGCGAGGGACCTCGGAGATGACGAGGACAAGCCCAAGGCCGAGGAGCAGGCCTCCCCTCCAGACGACGTGAAGCCGGTAACAAAACCGCAGGCGGGATCGAGAGTGTGGCCGCCTGTTCAAGCCGACGAAAAGCCCGTAGTGCCCACCAAGCCACCAGTCAAAGCCACCAAACCCATCCTGTCAGCGTCCAAGCTGCCGGCTGGATCAGCGATATATGCCACCCCGACCATGCCGAAGCCACCGGTTGTGGCCCGCGAGGCTAAGGTCGCTGCAGAAGAGGAGGGGCCTGCCACCGTGATGGGGCGTCCAGGTGGGGGGGAGCGTGAGAGCGTGCTGGAGATATCACAAGCTCTGGAGACCAGCCTAAGCTCACTACGATCGGCTACCACCGTGTCCACTGGCAGCTGGCTGCAGCTGTCGGACAAGGTCGGTTTGTTTCACTCATCATGTATGGGGTATGCGGACAGCATCGTGCCCCCGCATGCCCGCTTCCACTTCCGGGAGCTGCTCACCCGACTTGAGAGCCAGGCCCGGCAGCTGCGGTCAGCTGGCGCGCGTAACTCTGCAGACAATACGAAGCTCTGTGCTGAGGTGCAGAACACGGTTAGAGACGTGATCAATGCTGTGCAGAGGTAG